In a genomic window of Strix aluco isolate bStrAlu1 chromosome 3, bStrAlu1.hap1, whole genome shotgun sequence:
- the RAB3GAP2 gene encoding rab3 GTPase-activating protein non-catalytic subunit isoform X5 produces MVSLFLTAAKWKQSDKGKEEMQYAVGWSGSLNVEEGECVSSVLCIPLASQKRSSTGRPDWTCIVVGFTSGYVRFYTESGVLLLAQLLNEDPVLQLKCRTYEIPRHPGVTEQNEELSILYPAAIVTIDGFSLFQSLRACRNQVARAAASGNENVQPPPLAYKKWGLQDVDTIVDHASIGIMTLSPFDQMKTASNIGGYNAAIKNSPPAMSQYVTVGSNPFTGFFFALEGSSQPLLSHVALAVASKLTSALFNAASGWLGWKSKHEEEPAQKQKPKVEPATPLAVRFGLPDSRRHGERICLSPCNTLAAVTDDFGRVILLDVTRGLAVRMWKGYRDAEVGWIQTVEDLHEREAEKMDFSPFGNAQGPSRVAQFLVIYAPRRGILEVWSTQQGPRVGAFNVGKYCRLLYPGYKIMGLNNVTSQGWQPQTYQICLVDPVSGSVKTVHVPFHLALSDKKSERAKDMHLVKKLNALLKAKTSDPDLIEAEAKELILDIKYPATKKQALESILTSERVPLSSLTNITQTVMDNLKKQELECVDEGLLQFCANKLKLLHLYELVSKLNSQTIQKDASPSDNDLAKLLRLEDKDFHRLETLLENYKKENPQTTVQFADEKDDVLSVKMFLEYLEYEKDVINVKNMEDGEYVALGSFFFWKCLCGESSTEEMCHALESAGFSPQILLSLLLNLWLSREREILDKPDSVSCLHTMLWLLSKMKVAIDESWDTQSVSPWWQQMRTACVQSENNAAALLSAHVGHSVTAQIIDSVTEKKFSQIIVGSDTESWEALSLDSEYWKLLLKQLEDCLILQTLLHSKVNKRTKRVSSLQTEPLSRLSVKKLLEAGKGGIADTVAKWVFKQGFSPLVLNWAQHKTNTDSTEESVEMHTNIFLEEPEADAGLETIVELLQLAYQQFPCSLEVDVLHAHCCWEYVVQWNKDPEEACFLISSIDHLRCIINAHVQHGIALMMWNTFIVKRLSSATYLMDKVGKAPKDRLCRRDVGMGDTAMTAFLGCCSDLLQTLLEADVSSDEMHAPVLDTEDAWVSVEGPVSIVELALEQKRIHYPLVEHQFVLCTILYAIMRFSLKSVKPLSLFDSKGKNAFFKDLTSIQLLPSGDMDPNVLSIRQQFLVKVVSAAVQTLCSSQKAKEVLEEELFPFEKGKNWPTLAADLAQYLQISEDVVRRHYVCELYSYGMDHLGEEAFLQVTDKEVLASQLLILAGQRLAFALLHTQTKEGMELLARLPPTLCTWLKAMDPQELQNVEVPIATTAKLVNKVIEHLPENHGQYSLALNLIEAVEAISS; encoded by the exons AATGAAGAACTAAGTATCTTATATCCAGCAGCAATTGTGACAATTGATGGTTTCAGCCTCTTTCAGTCCCTTCGTGCGTGTCGCAATCAGGTAGCAAGAG CTGCAGCATCAGGCAATGAGAATGTCCAGCCTCCACCATTAGCTTATAAGAAATGGGGTTTGCAAGATGTGGATACAATTGTTGACCATGCTAGTATTG gCATCATGACACTGTCTCCTTTTGATCAAATGAAGACTGCCTCCAATATAGGTGGATATAATGCAGCTATAAAAAACAGCCCACCTGCTATGTCTCAGTATGTTACTGTTGGATCCAATCCTTTCACTGGTTTCTTTTTTGCCCTGGAG gGTAGCTCACAGCCACTGTTGTCTCATGTTGCTTTAGCAGTTGCAAGTAAACTAACTTCAGCGTTATTTAATGCTGCCAG TGGCTGGCTTGGTTGGAAGAGTAAACATGAAGAAGAACCTGCCCAAAAACAGAAACCAAAAGTTGAACCTGCAACCCCATTGGCAGTGAG gtttggaCTTCCGGATTCCCGTCGCCATGGTGAAAGAATATGTCTTTCTCCATGTAACACTTTGGCAGCCGTAACAGATGATTTTGGAAGGGTTATTTTACTGGATGTTACAAGAGGACTTGCAGTTCGCATGTGGAAAG GATACCGTGATGCAGAAGTTGGTTGGATACAGACTGTAGAGGACCTTCATGAGAGGGAAGCTGAGAAGATGGACTTTTCTCCTTTTGGAAATGCACAGGGGCCAAGCAGAGTAGCTCAGTTCCTTGTGATCTATGCTCCAAGGAGAGGCATTCTGGAAGTGTGGAGCACACAGCAAGGGCCTCGGGTTGGAGCCTTCAATGTGGGGAAATATTGTAG gTTGTTGTATCCTGGTTATAAAATAATGGGTCTAAACAATGTGACCAGTCAGGGATGGCAGCCCCAGACTTACCAGATATGCCTTGTTGATCCAGTCTCTGGAAGTGTAAAAACTGTCCATGTACCTTTCCATTTAGCACTGAG TGACAAAAAGAGTGAGCGAGCAAAGGATATGCATCTAGTGAAGAAGTTAAATGCTTTACTCAAAGCTAAAACCTCAGATCCAG ATTTGATTGAAGCTGAAGCAAAGGAATTAATACTTGATATCAAATACCCTGCTACAAAGAAACAG GCTCTGGAAAGTATATTGACAAGTGAACGTGTGCCACTTTCATCTCTCACAAACATCACTCAGACAGTaatggataatttaaaaaaacagg agCTTGAGTGTGTGGATGAAGGACTACTGCAGTTCTGCGCAAACAAGTTAAAGCTGTTACATCTTTATGAACTAGTTAGCAAACTGAATTCCCAAACCATACAGAAAGACGCTTCACCCTCAGATAAT GACTTGGCTAAACTGCTTCGGCTGGAAGACAAAGATTTTCATAGGCTTGAAACTTTACTGGAGAACTACAAGAAAGAAAACCCTCAAACTACTGTTCAGTTTGCTGATGAGAAGGATGACGTATTGTCTGTGAAAATGTTCTTAGAATATTTGGAATATGAAAAGGATGTGATTAATGTGAAAAATATGGAAGATGGAGAATATGTGGCTTTAG GcagctttttcttctggaagTGTTTGTGTGGGGAGAGTTCCACAGAGGAAATGTGTCATGCATTGGAATCAGCAGGTTTTAGCCCTCAAATCTTGTTG TCACTCCTTCTCAATTTATGGCTTTCCAGGGAAAGAGAGATTCTAGACAAACCAGATTCTGTCAGTTGCCTTCACACTATGCTGTGGCTCCTGAGCAAAATGAAAG TTGCGATAGATGAGTCATGGGACACCCAGTCAGTTTCCCCCTGGTGGCAGCAAATGCGTACAGCTTGTGTTCAGTCTGAAAATAATGCAGCTGCCTTGTTATCTGCTCACGTTGGACATTCTGTAACTGCACAGATAATTGACAGTGTGACAGAGAAAAAG TTTTCCCAAATAATTGTAGGTTCAGACACGGAATCCTGGGAAGCACTTTCCCTTGATAGTGAATATTGGAAACTTCTGCTGAAACAGTTAGAGGATTGTCTGATACTTCAAACGCTACTGCACAGCAAAgtgaacaaaagaacaaaaagagtTTCATCGCTCCAGACTGAGCCTTTAAGCAggctttctgtaaagaaattgcTTGAAGCTGGAAAAG GAGGTATTGCTGACACTGTAGCAAAGTGGGTTTTTAAGCAAGGCTTCAGTCCTCTTGTACTGAATTGGGCCCAACACAAAACCAATACAGATAGTACTGAAGAATCTGTAGAAATGCATACTAATATCTTTCTTGAGGAACCAGAAGCAGATGCAGGCTTGGAAACAATCGTAG agcTGCTGCAGCTAGCATATCAGCAATTTCCATGTAGTCTTGAAGTGGATGTACTTCATGCACATTGCTGTTGGGAATATGTAGTGCAGTGGAATAAGGACCCAGAG gAAGCATGTTTCCTCATTAGTTCTATAGATCATCTGAGATGTATCATTAATGCTCATGTTCAGCATG GTATCGCTCTGATGATGTGGAACACATTCATAGTAAAAAGGCTTTCTTCTGCTACGTATCTAATGGACAAG gttggAAAAGCTCCAAAGGACAGATTATGCAGACGG GATGTAGGTATGGGTGACACAGCAATGACAGCTTTTCTTGGCTGCTGTTCAGATCTTCTGCAAACATTGCTAGag GCTGACGTTAGTAGCGATGAAATGCACGCTCCCGTCCTAGATACTGAAGATGCTTGGGTGTCGGTAGAAGGACCAGTATCGATAGTAGAACTAGCCCTCGAGCAGAAACGCATTCACTACCCACTTGTTGAACACCAGTTTGTGTTATGTACCATCTTGTATGCCATCATGAGGTTTTCTCTGAAGAGCGTGAAGCCTCTTTCACTGTTTGATAGCAAG ggcaaaaatgcatttttcaaagaCCTTACTTCAATTCAGCTACTACCTAGTGGGGATATGGATCCAAATGTGTTATCCATACGACAACAG TTCTTGGTCAAAGTTGTGAGTGCAGCGGTTCAAACACTATGTTCATCACAAAAGGCCAAAGAAGTCTTAGAAGAGGAattgtttccttttgaaaaggGGAAGAATTGGCCAACTTTGGCTGCGGACCTGGCTCAGTATCTTCAAATCTCTGAGGATGTGGTCAGAAGGCATTATGTCTGTGAACTGTATAGTTACGGGATGGATCATCTTGGTGAAGAG gcCTTTCTTCAGGTGACTGATAAAGAAGTGCTTGCATCACAGCTGCTCATACTGGCTGGACAGAGACTGGCCTTCGCTTTACTTCATACGCAGACAAAGGAGGGTATGGAACTCCTTGCTAGGCTTCCTCCAACACTGTGTACTTGGCTCAAAGCCATG GACCCCCAGGAACTTCAAAATGTAGAAGTGCCAATTGCAACAACAGCTAAACTAGTGAACAAGGTCATCGAGCACTTACCGGAGAATCACGGGCAGTACAGCCTTGCCTTGAACCTGATCGAGGCTGTCGAAGCCATCTCGTCCTGA